The genomic interval ATGGCATCGTACCAATCGGTAGAATGCTGGGTTTGCTCAGGGAAGCGGTAGCTGGCAGGTACTTCTTCAATGGATGGTTCTCTTTGCTGAAAATACCGGATGCCATCCATAAATACATCCTTTTTAAACTGGGCAAACTCCACTCCATTCAGCACCTTCACCCGGCGGGATTTTGGAATATTCTGTACGCCATAATCTACCGAAAAATTGAGATTCACTTTATCTGCCTGGGCAGTTCTGGTGGTAATGAGCACTACCCCATTAGAACCTCTGGCTCCGTAAATTGCCGTAGATGCCGCATCTTTTAAAACTGTTATGGTTTCTATATCATTGGGGTTCAGGTTAGCGCCCACATTTGTGCCTACCGGGAAACCATCAATTACATACAACGGATCACTGCCGGCACCCAGAGAACCAATACCCCGCACCCTTACCTGGAACTGCCCTCCCGGTGAGCCATTGGTCTGACGTACCGATACACCAGCCGCTTGCCCCTGCAATAACCTGGTCAGGTTGGAGGCAGGTACTTCACCCACATCTTCCAGATTAATATTGGAAACCGCTGAGGTGATATCCCGTTTTCGTTGGGTACCATAGCCTACTACAACTACTTCTTCCAGCGACTGGACATCGGCAGCCAGCGCAACATTTAGTGTAGCCTGGTTATTTACCGGAACCTCTTTGGTGAGATACCCAATAAAAGAGAAGACCAGTATTCCATTTCCATCTGGTGCCGAAAGTGTAAAATCGCCCTCTGAATCTGTAGTAGTGCCGGAGGTTGTACCTTTTAATAATACGTTTACACCAGGTAGTCCTTCACCCTGGTCATCGGTCACTTTCCCGCTAATGGGAAACGCTACCTCTTTTTCGGCTACTGGGAGTTGTTCTTCCAGTAGGCTGGAAGCTGTATCCGAAGCAGGTGAGTTTGTTTCAGCCGCAGGTATGGTAGAAGTTTCCTTTTTGAGATAAATCAGGTAAGAATGCTCGTTGTATTTTGAAAAAGATAAATTCAAGGGGGATAGCACCCGGCTTAACACATCTTCCAGATTATTGTTTTGCAACTCTTCTCTCCTGACAGTAACAGCTTTGTCTTTCAGTACTTTGCGGTTATAATCAAATATAACCCCATACTGTTTCTCCATGGTTTTAAGTAAATCCAGGAGTTGAACGGTCTGGAATTCCTGCATTAGGCTTACCGGGTGCTTTGCTACAAAGGCTACATCCTGCGCATGTGCATGTTGCAAGCTGAAAGAAAACAGAAGTAATCCTAACGCATGCTTTTTGAATAGGAATAGATTTTTTACCATATAATGGACTGGTTTAGATGGAAAATGATTAGTAATCAGCTACCTTCTGTTTGCTTAAAAGAAGCAGACAGAAAGCAGAATATTTTATTATTCGATGATATACACGCCATTAAGTTTAGTTACATTGACCGCATATAGTTTTTCTATTTTATCAAACAGGAGTTCAATAGAATCATTGGGAACCGACCCATTAAACACTTCATGTTTGATCGATTGATTTTTATATTCTACCCGGATGCCGTGGCTTTCCTGCAATTCTTTGAAAATATCCTGAATAGACACATCCCGGTACAGGCGGATCTTATCTTTCCAGGAAACAATCGGCTGCACCTGCACTATTTCCGGCGTGATGGTATGCATCTGGGCAGAATAACTAACCGCTTCGCCTGGTTTCATCACATAATCTTTCGTAGGATCAGAAACTTTTACTTTTCCCTCCTGCAATACAATTCTGGTATCTCCCTGCCGGTTAAACACATTAAACTTTGTACCCAGTACTTCTACTTTCAGCCCGTCGGATGTATGCACAATAAACTTCTGGTGACTGGCGGTATGCTGCACAGAAAAGTATGCTTCTCCTTTGAGCCATACCTCCCGGATTTGCGCCTGATCCCATTCTTTGGCAAACCGGACCGAAGAATTTCCATTGATAATAACCAGGGATTGATCTGGTAACTTGATCTGCCGACGTTTTCCGGCTGGCGTACTGATGGTAAGCCAGGCAGATTCGTAATAAAACTTATATAGCGCAGGAATTCCTATGGCCAGCAACAGCACCAGGGAAGCAGCCGCCATCCAGAATGTTCGCCTGGCGTAAAGAGGAACTTTTTTAGCAGGCTTTCTTGCCGGTTGCCTGTTTTTTTCCTGTGCATAAATCCCTTTCCACACATTCTGAAATGAGGTAGTGCGCAGGTCTTCTCTTTCCTGTTCCGGAAGAGATTGGAGATAGGATTCATCCTGAAGGGCATTATTCCATTTTTCCTCCAGCTGTATACGTTCATCTGGCGAAGCTTTACCTGCTACCCATTTTTTAATCAGTTTTACCAGATGCCTTTGTTCCATGAATAGGTGTGCTATATTTAGTAAATAGGATGAAAAGAGATTTACCCTAACCAGAGGGTCAGTTTTTTTATAATTTTTCTAAAAATTGTCTTACTTATTGGCATCTGTACAGATCCAACCAGAGACTGTCCCTTTGCAATGTGCTGAATCAAATTATTGGGAGTGGTTGGATAATGATAAATTACTCTAGAGGAAATAGCTGCAAAAAAATAGTCAGTAGCCACTATGTGTCTTCCACATAATAACTACTGACTATTTACTGTATAGAGCTTTTAGAACTGAACGATAAAAATCAGAATAAGCAGATCTGCCAGGCTATACCGCAGGAATTTGAGGGCCTTACTCAGATGATATTCAACAGTTTTAACCGGCATTTGTATTTCTCTGGAAATTTCAGGAATGGTAAACCCATGCATCCGGCTCAGGATAAACACTTTTCTGGTTGTTTCCGGGAGTACTTCAATCTGCTGATCGAGCAAGGTGTTCAATTCATCAAAAGCGACCTGCTGCTCTGTTGTATTGGCCATTACCGGTTCATGTAATGCTTTATTCACCGCATATTGTTCACGGACAACCTGCTTATCATAATGGTCATAGATCTTATGACGAATGGCCTGGTACAAGTAGCCTTTTAAATTCAGTTGCTCCGGGAGTGTAGTACGTTTGAGCCATATACTCACAAAAACTTCCTGCAGGATTTCCTGTGCCGTTTCTCTGGACCGGGTATAATTATAGGCGATGGAAAAAAGCTTTGCCCAGTAATGATTGTAGATTTTTTCAAATCCTTTGGCATCACCACTTCTCAGGCTTTCTACCCATTGGCTCTCTTCAGCAAAGGTCACTTGTTTCATACCGTTCGTTGATAAAGAATCCTGATTATACTCGAATCAATACACTATTTCCATTGATAAACCTACAATTGCTTCAGCCGGATGTTGCGGTACTCTACTTTCATAGGAGGGCCCACATGCACCTGTACACCCAGATAGCCGCTCATTTTCCGGTTAGCCGCATCGTTATCCGTTACATCACTGATCAGAGTTCCATTGATATAATGCTGCAACCGGTTCCCTTTTATTACCAGATGAATCTCATTCCAGTCCTGGCTTTTCACGACCTTTTCCAGGGAGGCAGCCGTTCCTATGGAATCCGTTACGCTCAGTCCGCTCCAGGCATTTCGCTTCACATCGTCGCGCAGGTTGGCCGACGGATTTTTTAGCGGATCAATGGTTGTCTTTTGTCCACGGTAAGCCAGGGTAGTTCTGCCTCTTTCCTCATAATTCTGACCGGTATAGCGGTTTTTTCCATCAATATCAGCCTGGTAACCTTTGAGGGCAAAAGGTGGATCTGATAGTTTTTCGCTGCGGTAATTGATGCCACTATTGCCGGTTTCTGTGATTTTAAAATCCAGCTTCAATTCAAAATCTCCCGGCTGGGCACCCTGGTAAATAATAAAAGTATTTGCTTTCAGCAGTTTATCCGGCGTAATTTCCCCCACCAGCGTGCCGTTTTCAGCTCTCCAATAGTTAGCATCTCCTTCCCATCCGTTCAGGGTTTTGCCATCAAATATCTGCACAAAACCTTCCTTGTCTTTTTTAGCCTTAGACTGGCTTACAGCCGTTGTTTTGCAACCACTGGTTAGCAGCACTGCCAACAGGAGTGCTACTAACGAAAATGGTTTATATGATTTTTTTATCATGTGATCAACATTTTTAAATATCAAATCTATCTACTTAGCCGTTCCGGAGGCTGCTGCCTGGCCATTACCTTTGTATACCTGG from Rhodocytophaga rosea carries:
- a CDS encoding FecR family protein translates to MEQRHLVKLIKKWVAGKASPDERIQLEEKWNNALQDESYLQSLPEQEREDLRTTSFQNVWKGIYAQEKNRQPARKPAKKVPLYARRTFWMAAASLVLLLAIGIPALYKFYYESAWLTISTPAGKRRQIKLPDQSLVIINGNSSVRFAKEWDQAQIREVWLKGEAYFSVQHTASHQKFIVHTSDGLKVEVLGTKFNVFNRQGDTRIVLQEGKVKVSDPTKDYVMKPGEAVSYSAQMHTITPEIVQVQPIVSWKDKIRLYRDVSIQDIFKELQESHGIRVEYKNQSIKHEVFNGSVPNDSIELLFDKIEKLYAVNVTKLNGVYIIE
- a CDS encoding RNA polymerase sigma-70 factor gives rise to the protein MKQVTFAEESQWVESLRSGDAKGFEKIYNHYWAKLFSIAYNYTRSRETAQEILQEVFVSIWLKRTTLPEQLNLKGYLYQAIRHKIYDHYDKQVVREQYAVNKALHEPVMANTTEQQVAFDELNTLLDQQIEVLPETTRKVFILSRMHGFTIPEISREIQMPVKTVEYHLSKALKFLRYSLADLLILIFIVQF
- a CDS encoding 3-keto-disaccharide hydrolase, with product MIKKSYKPFSLVALLLAVLLTSGCKTTAVSQSKAKKDKEGFVQIFDGKTLNGWEGDANYWRAENGTLVGEITPDKLLKANTFIIYQGAQPGDFELKLDFKITETGNSGINYRSEKLSDPPFALKGYQADIDGKNRYTGQNYEERGRTTLAYRGQKTTIDPLKNPSANLRDDVKRNAWSGLSVTDSIGTAASLEKVVKSQDWNEIHLVIKGNRLQHYINGTLISDVTDNDAANRKMSGYLGVQVHVGPPMKVEYRNIRLKQL